The genomic stretch CAGAATATTGAGGATCTAGGATTTGTCATTATGCACCGATGTGGTGAAAACTACCTTCTTTTAGTCTGCACCTGGCGAAGTGAAAACGAATTATGGGAAAGTGTTTATTATGACGGAAACGGAAAATTTGAAATCTGGGACAGAAATAAGACTCACCTTCCAACGTACTGCGTCTGGGAAATGGGTATCGTTTACTATGAGTCCCAAGCATGGAAAAAGTACCTGGGAACTGAAAGGCAGGAAAACCATAAAGTGGAATATCTTAATGACTTGTTTGAAGGAGAAGTGTAGAGGTAAGGAGGCTGGAAGAGAGAGACTGGAAGTTACTTTCAATATTTCAACTAACTAAATGATTATAAAAATGTTATACAATCCTACATTACATTTTTTTAACGCAAAGATTTTATTAGATTATGTTTTATTTGTAAGGATGCTAAGACTGCGACTTTGTCGCTGATAAAGCTATGTGGTCATACGTTCGCTTGGAAAGAATCAATTAAGTTGATTTCACTCTTTGCTTCCTCAAAATATTACAGCTATATTATAAAATCTTTGCGTTAAATTTAATAATATAATCATCATAATACCCTTCCTCTGATTACTCTTATTAAGTATTTACAATTAATCATAGCTTCCAGCATTAATTCGCTCTGTTCTTTTCATCAAAATTGACATTACGGTTCGCTCCTTTTACCTTTTTATTTCCAAATGTATAAGTTGCGGATACAGTAAGCCTTCTGGCATCATAATAGTTGTTGAAATAATGAGATCCGGTGGTATAAAATATTTCCCCTTTACTTCTTGCCTGTTTGAAGATATCTGAAACAAAAACATTAACCTGAAGATTCTTATCCATCAAACTCATTTTTACCCCTGCAGTAAAGTTCCCTACAAAATCCCAACGTACATTTCCTGAATTGGAAGGCAAACGAAGCCAGTAGTTAGCCATGAGCTGAATCGTTTTGTTCTTATTAAGTGATATATTATTCTGAAAATCAAAATCATAACCATAACCTTTTTTAGAAGCAGCATCACTGGTAAAAACACTTCTATCTGTATAAGAAATGTCTGCAGAATAATTAGCCTCCCAACGTTTGAAAAATGTATCCGAATAATTCACAGTAGCCCCCATACTGTTCTCATTGTAATAATTGAAAAAAGTACTCGTTCTACTCTCTCCTGTTAAGCTCACCAACGACCCGAATCCATCCAATGTTCTTTGGAAATAAAGAGTAGTTGATAATTTCCCTTTATACACATGGGAAAATTCAAAATTATGATTGATAGAGGGCTGTAAAAATGGATTTCCTGTGAAATAAGAATTTACATTAGTATACCAGCGGTAAGGATTGATTGCACGAAATCCCGGTCTGTCAATCCTCTTTGAATAATTAATACTAAAGGTATTGTTTTCATTACTTTTGTATATCACATAAGCTGTTGGAAAAAACCTCCCATAAGAACTTTCCGATTGTTGCCCGGAAGTCAGAGAATTTCCATTAATGGTAGAATACTCATAGCGAAGCCCGGCTTTTGCTGACCATTTTTCATTAAAAGACTTTTCGAGACTGAAATAAGCAGCATAATTTTTTTCATTGTACTTAAACTCATTGCTCTTCAAAACATCATTCACATAGTTTCCGTTTTCAAGATTCTGATAAAAAATACTGGAATTATTATCAAAATTAGTAAACTTCACTCCTGCTTCCGTTTTTGCAAACTCATAAGGTAAAGTAAGGTCTGCCTGCCCGGAATAAATTTTATAATCCACTACCGATGGTGATCTTACAATAAACTCATCTCCGGAATTCTCTATGGTTGTAAAATCAATAGTGGTCTTGGGAAGATTTGAAAAATAGTTTCCTGTAATACTTAACTTATTATCCTGTTTTCCGAACTTAACATCATAATAAGCACTGATTGTCTGCTGAGTAGATTTACCTCTGTGTTCAGCATAAGTAGACAAAGTATTGGTATAATGATCATTTTGAAAATAATCTGAAGTATTCTCAATATCCATATTGGAATGCCCAAATCCATAATCATAGATAAATCCTACATTGGATTTCTTTCCTAACTGATAATCAACACTTAAATTGGCTCCAAGACCATCTCCAAAATCCCTTCTGTCATCATGACTTTTAAGCCCCTCTATTCCTGTTATTCTATAATTTTCAAAAGAATGTTTTTCGTATTTACTTTGTCTTAATTTCAAAGAAGAGCGCAGTTTTTCATTTTGATAATTGATGGTGGCACTATTGGAAAACCCGGAATAAGTCTGCTGCTGAAAGCTTGTCGTAAGACTTCCACTCCAGCCGAGATTTTGATTTTTCTTCAGAACAATATTAATAAGTCCACTATTTCCCTGAGCTTCATATTTTGAAGGTGGAGCTGTAATGACTTCAATTTTTTCAATATTTTCAGATCTCAAACTTTTTAGATAGGTAATAAGTTCTGTTGAGGAAAGGTTTAATATTCTGTCATTAATCATTACTGCCACTCCACTTTTCCCAGCAATAGAAACTCCAGTGTTTTCATCTATCTTTACTAATGGTGTTGTAGATAGTGCATCTGCACCATCCATTCCCTGAGAGGCTACAGAGTTTGCAACATTAAAAACCAACCTGTCGGCCTTTCTTTCAATCAGTTTTTTTCTGGCAGTGAGGGTTACGCCTTCAATTTGCTTTTCTTTTTTCTCCTCGATAAAAAAATCCTGTTTTATATCACCTTGTACGGCAACGTCCATAACAGAAACTTCTGTTCCATCCTGTATCAGTTTAATATTATAATTTCCGTTCTCAGAAAGCTTCAGTGAGTAGTTTCCTTTTTCATCAGAAATGGCAGTCTGCTTTTTCTGATCCTTTACGGCTATCACTTCAACATAGGAAATAGCTTTTCCTCTTTGAGTAATTTTCCCTGTAATTGTTTGTGAAAAAAGGGCTGCCGGTAACAGAATAACTGCTGAAAGTAAAATCTTCTTCATATAATTTGATAATCATAGTTTTATATAAGACAAGCAGGAATTGGATTTTATTACATGTGAAGAAGGAAAGGAAGATGGATGCTGGAAGATGGAAGTTATTGAAGTCGGTAAATAAATAATATTTTTTTCACCAATTTTAAAACTTATGAATTAATTTATCATCAATAGACTACAATCTCTCCATAACCAAACAGTACTTCCAGCTTCCTTCTCCCAGCTTCCAAGCCATAAATAAAAAACTATATTTAAACTTATCCGTTAAGCACAATCTACCCACTAACATTTCTCCATAACCAAACAGTACCTCGCGCT from Chryseobacterium indologenes encodes the following:
- a CDS encoding outer membrane beta-barrel family protein; protein product: MKKILLSAVILLPAALFSQTITGKITQRGKAISYVEVIAVKDQKKQTAISDEKGNYSLKLSENGNYNIKLIQDGTEVSVMDVAVQGDIKQDFFIEEKKEKQIEGVTLTARKKLIERKADRLVFNVANSVASQGMDGADALSTTPLVKIDENTGVSIAGKSGVAVMINDRILNLSSTELITYLKSLRSENIEKIEVITAPPSKYEAQGNSGLINIVLKKNQNLGWSGSLTTSFQQQTYSGFSNSATINYQNEKLRSSLKLRQSKYEKHSFENYRITGIEGLKSHDDRRDFGDGLGANLSVDYQLGKKSNVGFIYDYGFGHSNMDIENTSDYFQNDHYTNTLSTYAEHRGKSTQQTISAYYDVKFGKQDNKLSITGNYFSNLPKTTIDFTTIENSGDEFIVRSPSVVDYKIYSGQADLTLPYEFAKTEAGVKFTNFDNNSSIFYQNLENGNYVNDVLKSNEFKYNEKNYAAYFSLEKSFNEKWSAKAGLRYEYSTINGNSLTSGQQSESSYGRFFPTAYVIYKSNENNTFSINYSKRIDRPGFRAINPYRWYTNVNSYFTGNPFLQPSINHNFEFSHVYKGKLSTTLYFQRTLDGFGSLVSLTGESRTSTFFNYYNENSMGATVNYSDTFFKRWEANYSADISYTDRSVFTSDAASKKGYGYDFDFQNNISLNKNKTIQLMANYWLRLPSNSGNVRWDFVGNFTAGVKMSLMDKNLQVNVFVSDIFKQARSKGEIFYTTGSHYFNNYYDARRLTVSATYTFGNKKVKGANRNVNFDEKNRAN